The DNA sequence GACTTTCTTGTCGCCTGCTGCAGTCAATTCAACGTCAAATGAATCTTTTGCAGCGGCAGCTTCACCAGCGCCAGCAGCAGCTACAGCTACAGGAGCAGCTGCAGTTACACCAAATTCTTCTTCGATAGCTTTTACAAGGTCGTTCAATTCAAGGATTGAAGCCTCTTTAATTTCAGCAATAATATTTTCAATGTTCAATGCCAT is a window from the Streptococcus anginosus subsp. whileyi MAS624 genome containing:
- the rplL gene encoding 50S ribosomal protein L7/L12 — translated: MALNIENIIAEIKEASILELNDLVKAIEEEFGVTAAAPVAVAAAGAGEAAAAKDSFDVELTAAGDKKVGVIKAVREITGLGLKEAKELVDGAPTVVKEGVATAEAEEIKTKLEEAGASVTLK